A single window of Zeugodacus cucurbitae isolate PBARC_wt_2022May chromosome X, idZeuCucr1.2, whole genome shotgun sequence DNA harbors:
- the LOC128922974 gene encoding uncharacterized protein LOC128922974 gives MKFLNTNNLSIFKPRNDMCNTCISFESKNISVEQYDVHRKDIREMREEKNNDIESAKAGLCSLLCMDMQAVKLIPQSKANASYYKMKLQVHNFTIYNVITHKSDNYVWDETEGSLVASTFATIVIKHIKKEILNTPNIHHFIIYSDGCFYQNRNAVLSNALISFCVVNHITIEHKYLVVGHTQMECDSTHSLIQRKMNNKQINLPSQLVQLMKDARKNPYPLVVHHLQHSYFLDYENLPKRYSSIRPGNKVGDPTVNMIRALAYDTTGSIYYKTCFKDEYQLLPKRTTRNFEIQQPNLLHPQRLTISKKKWQHLQDLKALIPADCHYFYDNIPFE, from the exons atgaaatttttaaatacaaataatttatcgatttttaaacCAAGAAATGATATGTGTAACACTTGCATATCTTTCGAATCAAAAAATATCTCAGTGGAACAATATGATGTCCACAGAAAAGATATAAGGGAAAtgagagaagaaaaaaataatgacatTGAAAGTGCTAAAGCGGGCTTATGCTCTTTATTATGTATGGACATGCAAGCGGTAAAGCTTATTCCGCAGTCAAAGGCAAATGCATCTTATTACAAAATGAAACTTCAAGTTcataattttactatatataacgTTATTACTCATAAATCTGACAACTATGTCTGGGATGAAACTGAAGGCAGTCTTGTTGCTTCGACTTTCGCAACAATTGTAATAAAGCacataaagaaagaaatacTTAATACCCCAAACATCcatcactttattatatattctgaTGGTTGCTTTTATCAAAATCGGAATGCAGTATTATCCAATGCCTTAATATCGTTTTGTGTAGTAAACCACATTACCATTGAGCATAAGTATTTAGTCGTAGGGCATACACAAATGGAATGTGACTCTACTCACTCATTAATACAAcgcaaaatgaataataaacaaattaatttgccCTCCCAACTAGTTCAACTAATGAAAGACGCACGAAAAAATCCATATCCACTAGTGGTTCATCACCTACAACACAGTTATTTCCTGGATTATGAAAATCTTCCAAAGCGGTATTCATCTATTCGACCAG GTAATAAAGTTGGAGATCCTACAGTAAATATGATTCGTGCTTTGGCATATGATACAACGGGATCCATATATTACAAAACCTGTTTTAAGGACGAGTATCAGCTTCTTCCAAAAAGGACTaccagaaattttgaaattcagcaGCCTAATCTTTTGCACCCGCAAAGGTTAACGATATCCAAGAAGAAATGGCAACATCTGCAGGACCTAAAGGCTTTGATTCCAGCAGACTGTCATTACTTTTATGATAATATAccttttgaataa